In Candidatus Hamiltonella defensa 5AT (Acyrthosiphon pisum), one genomic interval encodes:
- the traJ gene encoding plasmid transfer ATPase TraJ, which produces MTANSLPPFDFSAGLTADTLRRFFAWCASHQVTDIHLQGGAPMIVGRYGRLIKASAFRLEEARLTQLVDEIFTPEIKAMVKSGQGVDRALQLEGDANGRYGLPRGERLRFRANFIQATAGRQELTMAVTLRLIPSQIPTLESLAIEPELFKNLLPHKGLIWVCGETGSGKSTLLAAIYQYCGRVYPDRKIVTFEDPIEYILGTPENRLPPTQSQIGRDVSSFSEGLRLALRQAPDVIGVGEIRDGETLMGAIACGQSGHLCLSTLHTHSPAETIPRAVWMFPPDRREAVAHDLLGILQVIVVQQLLRTTDGQRQAIREYLIFDEAVRQALSELNYTQWSSWINRRLKTQKTRLADKAWQLYQKGRIADEELLTVMSHREREKRKKNTLL; this is translated from the coding sequence ATGACGGCCAATAGCCTGCCGCCCTTTGATTTCAGCGCGGGATTAACGGCAGACACCCTGCGGCGATTTTTCGCCTGGTGTGCGAGTCACCAGGTCACCGACATTCATCTCCAGGGCGGCGCGCCCATGATTGTCGGCCGTTACGGGCGATTGATCAAAGCCAGTGCCTTTCGCCTGGAAGAGGCCAGATTAACCCAGTTAGTCGATGAGATATTTACGCCAGAAATCAAGGCGATGGTGAAATCAGGGCAGGGGGTTGATCGGGCACTCCAGCTCGAGGGCGATGCGAATGGACGCTACGGATTACCACGAGGGGAACGCCTGAGGTTTCGGGCCAATTTCATTCAGGCCACGGCGGGACGTCAGGAATTAACCATGGCCGTCACCTTAAGGCTCATTCCTTCCCAAATCCCGACCCTCGAGAGTTTGGCCATCGAGCCTGAGTTATTCAAAAATCTGTTGCCCCATAAGGGATTAATCTGGGTGTGTGGCGAAACCGGCTCGGGGAAATCAACGTTACTGGCGGCCATTTATCAATATTGTGGGCGGGTGTATCCCGATAGAAAAATCGTCACCTTCGAAGATCCCATTGAATATATTCTCGGCACGCCAGAAAATCGTTTGCCTCCGACCCAATCCCAAATTGGGCGTGACGTGAGCAGCTTTTCAGAAGGACTGAGACTGGCGCTACGCCAGGCGCCTGATGTCATTGGGGTGGGAGAAATTCGAGATGGGGAGACCTTGATGGGGGCCATTGCCTGTGGTCAGTCAGGGCATCTGTGTTTGTCTACCTTGCACACGCATTCCCCCGCTGAAACCATTCCCAGAGCAGTATGGATGTTTCCCCCAGACAGGCGGGAAGCCGTCGCCCATGATCTGCTGGGGATATTGCAGGTCATTGTCGTGCAGCAGTTATTACGCACCACAGACGGCCAACGCCAGGCCATTCGTGAATATCTGATTTTTGATGAAGCCGTGCGACAAGCGCTCTCTGAGTTGAATTACACCCAATGGAGCTCATGGATTAACCGACGTTTAAAAACGCAAAAAACCCGTTTGGCTGACAAGGCATGGCAATTATATCAGAAAGGCCGTATTGCTGATGAAGAGCTCCTCACTGTCATGAGCCACAGAGAAAGGGAAAAGAGAAAGAAAAATACGCTCTTATGA
- a CDS encoding type II toxin-antitoxin system VapC family toxin: MLDTNMASYVIKGHPPQVRRKLAEVPMESIAVSTITQAELLYGLARKGHPVALSRLIREFLLRVKVLPWDEKAAIVYGDLRAFCASSGITLSALDMLILSHSVSSKSILVTHDKAFSLLTYPDVFVEDWSKRAES, encoded by the coding sequence ATGCTGGATACCAATATGGCAAGCTATGTCATTAAAGGTCATCCTCCACAGGTGCGCCGTAAATTGGCTGAAGTGCCGATGGAAAGCATCGCCGTCTCTACTATTACTCAGGCTGAGCTGCTTTACGGTTTGGCACGAAAGGGGCACCCAGTTGCCCTTTCCCGCCTGATACGAGAGTTCCTGCTTCGTGTGAAGGTGTTGCCTTGGGATGAAAAGGCCGCGATCGTCTATGGAGACTTAAGAGCTTTTTGCGCTTCTTCCGGCATCACTCTGAGCGCATTAGATATGTTGATCTTGTCACATTCAGTCTCATCCAAGAGCATTCTCGTCACACATGACAAGGCTTTTTCACTTTTGACTTATCCTGATGTCTTTGTTGAAGATTGGAGTAAGCGCGCTGAATCATAA
- a CDS encoding antitoxin, giving the protein MSVTAKIFTTGRSQAVRLPMEFRFQGSEVFIRRDPETGDVVLSPKPASWQDFFVLADSTDIPDDFMRDRDHLPEEKRNLF; this is encoded by the coding sequence ATGTCAGTCACTGCCAAGATATTTACTACCGGCCGCAGTCAAGCGGTTCGGCTCCCCATGGAATTTCGATTCCAGGGCTCGGAGGTGTTCATTCGTCGTGATCCAGAAACGGGCGATGTGGTTCTGTCGCCCAAGCCAGCCTCTTGGCAAGATTTTTTTGTGCTGGCTGATAGCACTGACATCCCTGATGATTTCATGCGGGATCGTGATCATTTGCCCGAAGAAAAAAGGAATTTGTTTTGA
- the icmT gene encoding IcmT/TraK family protein: MEISPWRDASRPLTILGIPALLLPVYFAWFRWPNLMTLAICTALILFFKGLSLFGVTLTVLTQRSLHLMRGNPVLGRPWWVRKFVE, encoded by the coding sequence ATGGAAATCTCCCCCTGGAGAGACGCTTCACGGCCGCTCACGATTTTGGGTATTCCAGCCTTGCTATTGCCTGTCTACTTTGCCTGGTTTCGTTGGCCTAACTTGATGACGCTCGCCATTTGTACCGCCCTGATTTTATTTTTTAAAGGGCTCTCCCTTTTTGGCGTCACACTCACTGTGTTAACCCAAAGATCGCTGCATCTGATGCGAGGCAATCCTGTCCTGGGGCGTCCCTGGTGGGTTCGAAAATTTGTTGAATAA
- a CDS encoding LPD7 domain-containing protein, whose amino-acid sequence MMATEKTWLVISYDELSLAKEAAKKLPQGENALGFDRDLKLWFAKPGADLSVLQRWRPDPMSQAPTKLDPREEFAQVLTEAGFELDGPPEMDGQLHRVKTSEDKSGQKTGAYTGYLDGTPAGWYQNHRLHSDPIKWKATPSWVDKPAQHHLRALAAQKKQTREAEQARKHQHHAFRVRQLFALLPQAEASHPYLRRKGIPLTQGIKQDRQGRLVIPLRNAEGDIRTIQRIDKTGFKSLKKGAQKTGGFFVVGGTVKAGQPLLYAEAYATAASIAQATGLPVVMTVDAGNMPKVAHSLAQRYPDHAHFFLADDDRKNATNKGVQKAQEAAELTQGTVIVPVFTEAEIKQNLTDFNDVQQSQGIKAVTSQIAPYLESGVKKSAPEVNPAPPVENNESVVRPTSQTPIQNEQAPQVERQVERPDKKEPSHVENRIEIELILSEKADKGPQFTPLNLDTLMQNITHRYENGTVVYFHQGERAFVDHGQQITMASPQASQNNTMVLAALWVAKQHYHGKIELTGSDAFKQKAIDVIAEHRLEVVLKNPQQQHQLERAMQRLHQDKEAKSTEKPQTDALVANRETVTPQKTSSTAPPEPSMEVPLTGKLLEHRPAPYQFKAEKGMSYFVRMRTKEGEKVIWGKELEGALNDSGMKTGELITLRCLGQQPLTLNIPIKDAQGNLVRWEKKEGHRTQWEIASAIDPRLLVADEKDAFPPSALMAYDRATFDKIQQAVLTQTGMTVPLPSHPSDGLWVQPDGKGTTKTGHPDRGVLPTTHPDSGKTVMTAHSPEGKMRLHLVQGQGDSVQGMVWHQGAYRRALSKSQWRALFEAQCRG is encoded by the coding sequence ATGATGGCAACTGAAAAGACGTGGCTGGTCATTTCTTATGACGAGCTCTCGCTCGCCAAAGAGGCAGCCAAAAAGTTACCTCAGGGCGAAAATGCCCTGGGGTTCGATCGAGATTTAAAACTCTGGTTTGCCAAACCGGGGGCCGATCTCTCCGTATTACAGAGATGGCGGCCCGATCCGATGTCTCAAGCGCCCACAAAACTCGATCCTAGAGAGGAATTTGCGCAGGTATTAACAGAGGCAGGATTTGAACTCGACGGCCCGCCAGAAATGGACGGGCAGCTTCATCGGGTGAAAACCAGCGAGGACAAATCAGGTCAAAAAACAGGGGCCTATACCGGTTATCTGGATGGGACTCCTGCGGGTTGGTATCAAAATCACCGACTCCATAGTGATCCCATCAAATGGAAAGCCACCCCCTCATGGGTCGATAAACCCGCTCAACATCACCTTCGGGCACTGGCGGCACAAAAAAAACAGACCCGAGAGGCCGAGCAGGCACGCAAACATCAGCACCATGCCTTTCGGGTTCGTCAACTTTTTGCCTTATTGCCCCAAGCCGAGGCCTCACATCCTTACTTGCGGCGAAAAGGGATACCGCTCACCCAAGGCATCAAACAGGACAGACAGGGCAGGTTGGTCATTCCCTTGCGTAATGCCGAAGGGGACATCAGAACCATTCAACGGATTGACAAAACCGGCTTTAAATCACTGAAAAAGGGGGCTCAAAAAACAGGCGGCTTCTTTGTTGTGGGAGGGACCGTTAAAGCGGGACAGCCTTTACTCTACGCCGAAGCCTATGCCACTGCGGCCAGCATTGCACAGGCGACGGGTTTGCCCGTCGTGATGACCGTCGATGCGGGGAATATGCCAAAGGTGGCGCACTCTTTAGCGCAGCGCTACCCTGATCATGCACACTTTTTTTTAGCCGATGACGATCGAAAAAATGCCACCAATAAAGGGGTACAAAAAGCGCAGGAAGCCGCAGAGCTGACCCAGGGCACCGTCATTGTACCGGTCTTTACCGAAGCAGAAATAAAGCAAAATTTGACCGATTTTAACGATGTGCAGCAATCTCAAGGCATCAAAGCGGTCACATCACAGATAGCGCCTTATTTAGAGTCGGGAGTTAAGAAGAGTGCGCCGGAGGTCAATCCCGCCCCTCCCGTTGAGAACAATGAATCAGTAGTGAGGCCAACATCACAGACCCCCATTCAAAATGAACAGGCCCCTCAGGTTGAGAGGCAGGTTGAGAGGCCGGATAAAAAAGAGCCCTCTCATGTAGAAAACCGCATCGAAATTGAGCTCATCCTATCTGAAAAGGCAGACAAAGGGCCTCAGTTCACCCCGCTTAATCTGGATACATTGATGCAAAATATCACCCATCGCTATGAAAACGGCACGGTGGTGTATTTTCATCAGGGAGAACGCGCTTTTGTCGATCACGGGCAGCAAATAACGATGGCGTCTCCGCAAGCCAGCCAAAATAATACGATGGTGTTGGCCGCGCTGTGGGTAGCAAAGCAACATTATCATGGAAAAATCGAATTAACGGGCAGTGACGCCTTTAAACAAAAGGCCATCGATGTGATTGCAGAGCATCGGCTTGAGGTCGTTTTGAAAAATCCTCAGCAGCAACATCAACTCGAGAGGGCCATGCAGCGTTTACATCAAGACAAAGAAGCCAAATCGACAGAAAAACCCCAAACCGATGCCCTTGTGGCAAACAGGGAAACGGTCACACCCCAAAAAACATCCAGCACTGCACCGCCAGAGCCCTCAATGGAGGTGCCATTGACAGGAAAATTACTCGAACACAGACCCGCGCCCTATCAATTCAAGGCAGAAAAAGGCATGAGTTATTTTGTGAGAATGCGCACAAAGGAAGGGGAAAAGGTGATATGGGGAAAGGAACTGGAGGGGGCATTAAATGACAGTGGAATGAAGACAGGCGAGTTGATCACCCTGCGTTGCCTGGGCCAGCAGCCTCTGACCCTGAACATCCCCATCAAAGATGCGCAGGGAAACCTCGTTCGTTGGGAAAAAAAAGAAGGGCATCGCACTCAATGGGAGATCGCCTCCGCCATCGATCCTCGTCTTTTGGTGGCAGACGAAAAAGACGCCTTTCCCCCTTCGGCGCTGATGGCCTACGACAGAGCCACCTTTGACAAAATACAACAAGCCGTTCTCACACAAACAGGAATGACAGTGCCTTTGCCCTCCCATCCGTCCGATGGGTTATGGGTGCAACCCGATGGCAAGGGCACGACAAAGACAGGCCATCCAGACAGGGGGGTACTGCCGACAACTCACCCAGATTCAGGCAAAACGGTGATGACAGCGCATTCCCCTGAGGGGAAAATGAGACTGCATTTAGTGCAGGGACAGGGAGACTCTGTGCAGGGGATGGTTTGGCATCAGGGAGCATATCGGCGTGCTCTGTCAAAAAGCCAGTGGCGCGCCCTATTTGAGGCTCAATGTCGTGGATGA
- a CDS encoding DotI/IcmL family type IV secretion protein: MKKNSDLGDNKDNAPYKAALELHHQNQLGAQFARTTLTLCLTTSLCLIVSLLLNGYLGWTVAHPPVKYFATQEGRVIPLIPTHQPVLTVSQVSDFGAHTIREAFTMDFVHFKEQMSRVSAYFSEEGFKSYYQALTQSNVLAAVRDKKMNLAVMLAPGVVRQKGPLSNGVYAWEIQYPVTLKLSGQTRSLPEQRFIFSLFLQRADLREKPNGLEVTQLVTFDAK; this comes from the coding sequence ATGAAAAAAAATTCCGACCTGGGTGATAATAAGGACAATGCTCCTTACAAAGCGGCTCTTGAGCTCCATCATCAAAATCAACTGGGGGCTCAATTTGCCCGAACCACATTAACACTCTGCCTGACAACCAGCCTGTGTCTCATCGTGTCGCTTCTGCTCAATGGCTATTTAGGCTGGACAGTGGCGCATCCCCCCGTCAAATACTTTGCGACACAGGAAGGACGAGTGATCCCACTCATCCCAACACATCAACCGGTGTTGACGGTATCTCAAGTGTCAGATTTTGGCGCTCACACCATCCGGGAAGCCTTCACCATGGATTTTGTGCATTTTAAGGAGCAAATGAGCCGGGTTTCAGCTTATTTTTCAGAAGAAGGATTTAAAAGTTATTACCAGGCGTTGACACAATCGAACGTCTTAGCCGCCGTCCGAGACAAAAAAATGAATCTGGCCGTCATGTTAGCGCCCGGCGTCGTTCGCCAAAAAGGGCCTTTGTCCAATGGCGTCTATGCGTGGGAAATCCAGTATCCCGTGACCTTAAAACTCTCAGGACAGACGCGGTCTCTACCCGAGCAACGCTTTATTTTTTCTCTCTTTCTGCAACGCGCCGATCTGAGAGAAAAACCCAATGGACTGGAAGTGACTCAATTAGTCACCTTTGATGCGAAATGA
- a CDS encoding DotH/IcmK family type IV secretion protein, whose protein sequence is MTLRLLFLVLSVVLTDARASDKPRQWTPAHSASSTTEEPSSSERKNNQNSKKNKPLPLPSDALSYAQEQALPLSGPEIEALSRGADEVRRGRAYQPRTIVPRISTLTVNLSPGASIPILRTAANQTSSLTFSDSTGAPWTLGAPPLNSNHKGFQVSYIPRSALIAVQALSRYDTGNITVYLEGLHVPVVIHLTSGSPQSRAQTQIMDSRLDLRIPQRGPNAKPSAPPDSQIALYNNLLQAFLDGVPPLDAKPLRTRGQVPSTTVWQWGEHLYIRTQSDIRDEFEQTLSSLDGTHLWKLPLTPTVHFSVMGKTEPLIIELE, encoded by the coding sequence ATGACATTACGGCTTCTTTTTTTAGTCCTCAGTGTGGTATTGACAGACGCCAGGGCGTCCGACAAACCGCGCCAGTGGACGCCCGCCCATTCTGCATCATCAACCACAGAAGAGCCCTCAAGCTCTGAGCGAAAAAATAATCAAAATTCGAAAAAGAACAAACCATTGCCTCTGCCCTCCGACGCACTGAGCTATGCCCAGGAGCAAGCGCTTCCTTTATCAGGACCTGAAATTGAGGCGCTCAGTCGGGGGGCCGATGAAGTTCGTCGTGGACGGGCCTATCAGCCCAGGACCATCGTCCCTCGTATCAGCACATTAACCGTCAATTTATCGCCTGGAGCCAGCATCCCGATTTTACGAACGGCGGCCAATCAAACCAGCAGTCTCACTTTTTCTGACAGTACCGGTGCGCCATGGACACTCGGTGCCCCGCCCCTGAACTCCAATCATAAAGGCTTTCAGGTCAGTTATATCCCTCGCAGCGCGCTCATCGCCGTTCAGGCATTGAGCCGCTATGACACCGGCAATATCACCGTCTACCTGGAGGGTTTGCATGTCCCCGTGGTGATCCATCTCACCAGTGGATCTCCACAGAGCCGAGCTCAAACCCAGATCATGGACAGCCGTCTGGATTTGCGGATCCCACAAAGAGGCCCCAATGCCAAACCCAGCGCGCCTCCTGACAGTCAAATCGCCTTGTACAACAATCTGCTTCAAGCTTTTCTGGATGGCGTACCCCCACTTGACGCCAAACCACTGCGTACCCGGGGTCAGGTGCCCTCAACCACCGTTTGGCAATGGGGGGAGCATCTTTATATTCGCACCCAAAGTGACATCAGAGACGAATTTGAACAAACGCTCTCCTCCCTCGATGGCACGCATTTGTGGAAATTACCCCTCACGCCCACCGTGCATTTTTCTGTGATGGGGAAGACAGAGCCGTTGATCATTGAGCTGGAGTAA
- the traO gene encoding conjugal transfer protein TraO: MKIEQELAREVGKSLKSLILLMICIVVLAVLIYLVLQWTDTPIETKSIVQIDGVAAQTGRPTKESAEYRALLEKYNRTESEKAREEGQSFVARIREGTEENQKPSPASLPDENRYAPPPVTEQEKGSAFTETGANEHRRKAIDTLLQELNAQWQPVAFQGAPLIEGGEAVSEGTWTDSVAQQSTAPLPLTGNDITEKAIVPPYTRVPAVIETAVDSDNPDSQVLAKVPTGAYAGAQLQAKRVQLVGDGLTIHFERMSWRGQTYAVEAYALDEKTLQSSVASTVNHRYFSRIILPAVAMGMGRAGQLFEQANTQNTITPQGTVIQTRASHPDGRAIAGTIVGGIGQQAAQVMTHDAARLPIQQVTLHRGQIIAIQFMGGVYEKDHLQNTERKRP, encoded by the coding sequence ATGAAAATTGAACAAGAGCTCGCGAGGGAGGTGGGGAAATCATTGAAATCATTGATATTATTGATGATCTGCATTGTTGTTTTAGCTGTATTGATTTATTTGGTCCTCCAATGGACAGACACCCCCATTGAAACGAAATCGATCGTCCAGATTGACGGTGTCGCCGCACAGACAGGCCGACCAACCAAAGAAAGCGCCGAATACCGGGCACTGTTAGAAAAATACAACAGGACTGAATCAGAAAAAGCCCGAGAGGAAGGCCAAAGCTTTGTGGCTCGCATCAGGGAAGGGACAGAAGAAAATCAAAAACCGTCCCCGGCCTCTCTTCCAGACGAAAATCGGTATGCGCCCCCTCCTGTCACGGAGCAGGAAAAAGGAAGCGCATTCACGGAAACCGGCGCTAATGAACACCGAAGAAAAGCCATCGATACCTTGCTCCAGGAGTTAAATGCGCAATGGCAACCCGTGGCCTTTCAAGGGGCCCCTCTCATTGAAGGAGGAGAAGCGGTCTCTGAAGGCACATGGACAGACAGTGTAGCCCAACAATCGACGGCCCCTCTGCCTTTGACAGGCAATGACATCACTGAGAAAGCCATTGTACCCCCCTATACCCGGGTCCCTGCGGTGATTGAAACCGCCGTCGATTCGGATAATCCTGATTCGCAGGTACTGGCAAAAGTGCCCACAGGCGCTTATGCCGGTGCGCAATTACAGGCAAAACGCGTTCAACTGGTCGGTGACGGGCTCACCATTCACTTTGAGCGCATGAGTTGGCGCGGACAAACGTATGCCGTGGAGGCCTATGCCCTCGATGAAAAAACCTTGCAATCCTCTGTCGCCAGTACAGTCAATCATCGTTATTTTTCTCGCATTATTTTACCTGCGGTGGCGATGGGAATGGGTCGCGCAGGGCAACTGTTTGAGCAAGCCAACACTCAAAATACGATCACACCTCAAGGCACGGTGATACAAACTCGCGCCTCCCATCCTGATGGCAGGGCCATTGCAGGCACGATCGTCGGGGGGATAGGCCAACAGGCCGCTCAGGTCATGACCCATGATGCCGCGCGATTACCCATCCAACAGGTCACTCTTCACCGGGGACAAATCATCGCCATCCAGTTTATGGGCGGCGTTTATGAAAAAGACCATCTTCAAAACACAGAGAGAAAGAGACCATGA
- a CDS encoding conjugal transfer protein gives MIENILTQIESALAAVSLYTLGKDFTAYCDLRTVIGLTQEDKMLRPALQAPYVFVTHTGDYASVFEIQGAFCEFDEKDTFNERAQKEDPESFRDYIARLHTALASDFKTWGHKLSFVFERDPHKAREELTQLMAPQCRAIRRCGLDLDDILQEKIEQSVPFMARERAFMVVYTGRTVLPASELKEEQQRLQKRLKGAPVARFGQDPEHLRLEGLKIRHDALVSKIEQDFSTDGQGVLLRLMEAHEVGFHIREETDRHGTSRDWQPLLPGDLLFPHGRPKGDDHSTMVPPYLNFQLFSQEVNTHGALVEIDGLWHSSLALTLGPQKPDTFTPLFHKIHRKVPFRLRWDLMPCGHEVLGKKRTALEFLSVIPSLRPLYDSVQWLAKNNERDPTCVMTITASTWADDPQGVKRNLTLLQKAVQSWGVCEVTRTFGDPLRAWTSTILAASSAGGVHLLFPPLSAALAMMPLNRPATPWPNEASVVFQTVDGKPFPVRLGSALQEKCTEMVTGEPGSGKSVLLNVLNEVVISHGQSQLPFLSIIDKGYSAQGLIRLIRDALPPERRNEVIGIVLQNDAEQCRNPFDIQLGARFPLTTERSWLIQLCTALCTDPTTGHPPDAKDTQQILSRVIDEVYRNNAEKNPIRYAPTLVPEVDTALSEIDSPEEWESFSWYEVRDRLFETGHIKEATLAQYQAVPELTDLQSALNHEDVRHAFGDIHRDGSQEKLLKTLSRCLTQASTEYRLLAGRTKFALDPNTRVIALDLNNVMGDNTNEGQLRTGILYLFAGQVAGGEYSLPQHREELLAKIDPRYQDFHLARLEQLDQEMKTKVYDELHNARKVPFIFSALETQDREQRKFGIRTLLSSQYLSDFPPDLLKSANSLYLMRVRPEDAKILTEHFQVPAATIRRFMSLSKGAAPDGSGTCFLAVFRTKIGRIVHILKNTVGPRELWALNSTPKDSALRNRLYEQLDGRTARNILAEHFPTGSAEKIIEHRQKQAGEQESTNIIRQLADELMSSRGPRW, from the coding sequence ATGATTGAAAACATCCTGACTCAGATTGAATCGGCGCTCGCGGCCGTCTCTCTCTACACCTTAGGGAAAGATTTCACTGCTTATTGTGATTTACGCACCGTGATTGGTTTAACCCAGGAAGATAAAATGCTTCGGCCGGCCCTTCAGGCCCCTTACGTTTTTGTCACCCACACAGGCGATTACGCCAGTGTCTTCGAGATACAGGGGGCTTTTTGTGAGTTCGATGAAAAAGACACCTTTAACGAGCGGGCTCAAAAAGAAGACCCAGAGTCTTTTCGTGATTATATTGCGCGATTACATACGGCGCTGGCCAGCGATTTTAAAACTTGGGGCCATAAACTCAGCTTTGTCTTTGAGCGCGATCCCCATAAAGCCAGAGAAGAATTAACTCAGCTGATGGCCCCCCAATGTCGTGCCATCCGACGTTGTGGCCTCGATCTGGACGATATTCTCCAAGAGAAAATAGAACAATCGGTGCCTTTTATGGCACGGGAACGCGCTTTTATGGTGGTGTATACCGGGCGGACAGTCTTGCCGGCCTCAGAGCTTAAAGAAGAGCAACAACGCCTTCAAAAACGACTCAAAGGGGCCCCTGTCGCGCGTTTTGGACAAGATCCCGAACATTTGCGTCTGGAAGGACTTAAAATTCGGCATGATGCATTGGTGAGTAAAATAGAACAGGATTTTTCGACGGACGGTCAAGGCGTCTTACTGAGATTGATGGAAGCCCATGAAGTGGGATTCCATATCCGGGAAGAAACTGATCGCCATGGCACATCACGTGACTGGCAACCTCTCTTGCCCGGAGATCTCCTGTTTCCCCATGGGAGACCCAAAGGCGACGATCACAGTACCATGGTGCCGCCTTACTTGAATTTTCAGCTGTTTTCACAAGAAGTGAACACCCACGGAGCTTTGGTTGAAATCGACGGGCTTTGGCACAGCAGCCTGGCCTTAACCCTGGGGCCCCAAAAACCCGACACCTTCACGCCACTTTTTCACAAAATTCATCGCAAAGTGCCCTTTCGGTTACGATGGGATCTGATGCCCTGCGGCCATGAAGTGTTAGGAAAAAAACGCACTGCCCTGGAGTTTCTCTCCGTGATCCCCTCATTGCGCCCACTCTATGATTCTGTCCAGTGGCTGGCGAAAAATAATGAGCGGGATCCGACCTGTGTGATGACCATCACAGCCAGTACCTGGGCGGATGATCCCCAGGGCGTCAAAAGAAACCTCACCCTGTTACAAAAAGCGGTCCAATCCTGGGGCGTCTGCGAGGTCACTCGCACTTTTGGCGATCCGCTACGGGCTTGGACGTCCACTATTTTAGCCGCTTCTTCTGCCGGTGGGGTGCATTTGCTCTTTCCGCCCTTGTCGGCGGCACTGGCCATGATGCCGTTGAACCGGCCTGCCACACCCTGGCCCAATGAAGCCAGTGTGGTCTTTCAGACCGTCGATGGGAAACCCTTTCCTGTGCGTCTGGGGAGCGCTCTTCAAGAAAAATGTACAGAAATGGTGACGGGAGAACCCGGATCTGGTAAATCGGTCTTACTCAATGTCCTCAACGAAGTGGTGATCAGCCATGGACAGAGCCAGTTGCCTTTTTTGAGCATCATCGACAAAGGCTACAGCGCGCAAGGTCTCATCCGATTGATCCGGGATGCCCTGCCACCGGAGCGCCGAAATGAAGTGATCGGGATCGTTTTACAAAATGACGCCGAGCAGTGCCGCAATCCTTTTGATATCCAGTTAGGGGCACGATTCCCATTAACCACAGAGCGAAGTTGGCTGATCCAGCTGTGTACGGCCCTGTGTACCGATCCTACGACAGGCCATCCTCCTGATGCCAAAGACACGCAGCAGATTTTAAGCCGCGTGATTGATGAAGTGTATCGCAACAATGCAGAAAAAAACCCGATCCGATATGCCCCGACTTTGGTGCCTGAAGTAGATACCGCACTGTCAGAGATCGACTCCCCTGAAGAATGGGAGAGTTTTTCCTGGTATGAGGTCAGAGACAGGTTGTTTGAAACAGGTCACATCAAGGAGGCCACCCTGGCGCAATACCAGGCCGTCCCCGAGCTGACGGACTTGCAAAGTGCCCTCAATCACGAAGATGTGCGTCATGCCTTTGGGGATATTCATCGAGACGGATCGCAGGAAAAGTTGCTTAAAACCCTTTCACGGTGCCTGACCCAGGCCAGCACAGAATATCGCCTGCTGGCAGGACGAACGAAGTTTGCACTCGATCCCAATACGCGTGTGATCGCCCTCGATCTCAATAACGTGATGGGGGATAACACGAATGAAGGGCAATTACGCACCGGTATCCTCTATCTGTTTGCAGGACAGGTGGCGGGCGGAGAGTATAGTTTGCCTCAACATCGGGAAGAGCTCCTGGCCAAAATCGATCCGCGCTATCAAGATTTTCATCTGGCTCGGTTGGAGCAACTTGATCAAGAAATGAAAACCAAGGTGTACGATGAATTGCACAATGCCCGAAAAGTCCCTTTCATTTTTAGCGCGCTGGAAACCCAGGACCGGGAACAACGAAAATTCGGGATCCGAACCCTGCTCTCTTCCCAATATCTGAGCGATTTTCCGCCGGATTTACTCAAATCGGCGAACTCTCTGTATCTGATGCGCGTGAGGCCCGAAGACGCCAAAATACTCACCGAGCATTTTCAGGTGCCCGCGGCCACAATACGGCGGTTTATGAGCCTGAGTAAAGGCGCGGCCCCCGATGGCAGCGGCACCTGCTTTTTGGCGGTTTTTCGCACCAAAATAGGTAGGATTGTGCACATTCTGAAAAACACCGTGGGGCCCAGAGAACTCTGGGCGCTCAATTCCACCCCCAAAGACAGTGCCCTGAGAAACAGGTTGTACGAACAACTCGATGGCCGCACGGCTCGAAATATTTTAGCGGAACATTTTCCCACAGGCAGTGCAGAAAAAATCATCGAACACCGGCAAAAACAGGCGGGAGAACAAGAGAGCACCAACATCATTCGACAACTGGCCGATGAGCTGATGTCCAGCAGAGGCCCCCGATGGTAA